In Solobacterium moorei, a single genomic region encodes these proteins:
- a CDS encoding RsmE family RNA methyltransferase yields the protein MQQYFSDTPLVVGQEYIFNKDQAHHAKNVVRLHHETIRLVYDGIGYFADAYSKGKDFVAMVLEKDERINEIGVEVTLAMGLIRKEKFELVLQKACELGVTRIVPFESIRCVVRAKKEKEDKQQARRIDILQESAEQCKRNRIPEITPIVQLKDLVKYRSDVNVLPYENAYSKSKFMTEVLSPGQSVTFVIGPEGGFASEEVEFLQQNGFEAITLGKRILRAETAAMYACAVISERNEAYENTL from the coding sequence ATGCAACAATACTTCAGTGATACACCGCTCGTGGTAGGTCAAGAATATATCTTTAATAAAGACCAAGCACATCATGCTAAGAATGTTGTTCGTTTACATCACGAAACGATTCGATTGGTTTATGATGGAATTGGGTATTTTGCGGATGCCTACAGCAAAGGAAAAGACTTTGTTGCGATGGTTTTAGAGAAAGATGAGCGCATCAATGAGATTGGTGTTGAAGTAACACTTGCGATGGGACTCATTCGTAAAGAGAAGTTCGAGCTTGTATTACAGAAGGCGTGTGAACTCGGTGTAACACGTATTGTGCCATTTGAGTCCATACGTTGTGTTGTGCGTGCTAAGAAAGAAAAAGAAGATAAACAACAAGCACGTCGAATCGATATTCTCCAAGAATCTGCAGAACAGTGCAAACGAAATCGGATTCCTGAAATCACACCAATTGTGCAGCTAAAGGATCTTGTAAAGTATCGCTCTGATGTTAACGTACTGCCATATGAAAATGCATACTCTAAATCAAAATTTATGACAGAGGTTTTATCGCCAGGACAGTCCGTTACGTTTGTGATAGGACCAGAGGGTGGTTTTGCATCTGAGGAAGTAGAGTTTTTACAACAGAATGGTTTTGAAGCCATTACATTAGGGAAACGTATTCTAAGAGCAGAAACGGCAGCAATGTATGCATGTGCTGTCATTAGTGAACGAAATGAAGCATATGAGAATACACTTTAA
- a CDS encoding UDP-N-acetylmuramoyl-L-alanyl-D-glutamate--2,6-diaminopimelate ligase yields MKLTDFFENVPDIEIKSLMDDSRKKRPNSIFFCVKGLVNDGHEHIDEAIANGAIVIVHSEPIEKINPDITYIKVKDVVHVFNQVADSFYDYPSHHMTMYGVTGTNGKSSVAWIIRNILNQIEPTAYVGTISIEYNNVKLPPLVASPNIDEVHGILRDMVDAGIKNCAYEASSIAIDQGRLDAIDFDVAIFTNLTHDHLDYHGTMTNYFNAKKKLFDQLKEEAIAIVNVDDPSGMKIVQDTQAKVFTYGIDYEADYRVTDYHLLKDSTRFTLHVNDHDYRLETNLIARFNIYNLVAAIAAIHQKGVSMDDIASYIQHLNQVEGRMERIQDGQPFNLIVDFAHTADGIEKVCQYASSITPKDCRIIAITGSAGKRDTAKRPIFGEILDHYCDMIILTEDDSRGESVREIAEDIAKGIHHKNYVIIEDRYDAIRQSVELCSEGDTILVLGKSNEKFIAREFGRESYEGDDVICHEVLKKYYFGDEGGLDETE; encoded by the coding sequence ATGAAATTAACAGATTTTTTTGAAAATGTACCGGATATTGAAATTAAGAGTTTGATGGATGATAGTCGTAAGAAACGACCGAACTCTATCTTTTTCTGTGTCAAAGGACTCGTAAATGATGGTCACGAACATATCGATGAAGCGATTGCAAATGGTGCAATTGTCATTGTGCATAGTGAGCCAATAGAGAAGATTAATCCTGATATTACATACATCAAGGTGAAGGATGTTGTACATGTCTTTAATCAGGTCGCAGATAGTTTCTATGATTATCCTAGCCACCATATGACGATGTATGGTGTTACAGGTACAAATGGTAAGTCATCCGTTGCTTGGATTATTCGTAACATCTTGAATCAAATTGAACCAACCGCATATGTTGGTACAATTTCCATTGAATACAACAATGTAAAACTACCACCACTTGTCGCCTCACCAAATATCGATGAAGTACATGGTATCTTGCGTGACATGGTAGATGCAGGAATTAAGAACTGTGCCTATGAAGCTTCTTCTATTGCAATTGATCAAGGAAGATTGGATGCGATAGACTTTGATGTCGCAATCTTTACAAACTTGACCCATGATCACTTAGATTATCATGGCACGATGACAAACTATTTCAATGCGAAAAAGAAATTGTTTGACCAGCTAAAAGAAGAGGCGATTGCGATTGTAAACGTTGATGATCCTAGTGGAATGAAGATCGTTCAAGATACGCAGGCGAAGGTGTTTACTTATGGTATTGATTATGAGGCTGACTATCGTGTCACAGATTATCATTTGTTAAAAGACAGTACACGGTTTACTTTGCATGTAAATGATCATGATTATCGCCTAGAGACAAATCTCATCGCACGTTTTAATATCTATAACCTTGTAGCTGCGATTGCGGCAATACATCAAAAGGGCGTATCCATGGATGATATTGCCAGTTACATTCAGCACTTAAACCAAGTGGAAGGAAGAATGGAACGCATCCAAGATGGCCAACCCTTCAATCTAATTGTAGACTTTGCTCATACTGCAGACGGTATTGAAAAGGTATGCCAATACGCTTCTTCCATCACACCAAAGGATTGTAGAATCATTGCGATTACAGGTAGTGCAGGTAAGCGTGATACTGCCAAACGTCCAATATTCGGTGAGATACTAGACCATTATTGTGATATGATTATCTTAACGGAAGATGACTCACGTGGTGAAAGCGTACGTGAAATCGCTGAAGATATTGCCAAAGGTATACATCATAAGAACTATGTGATTATTGAAGATCGCTATGATGCGATTCGGCAGTCAGTTGAATTATGCTCAGAAGGAGATACCATTTTGGTATTAGGAAAAAGCAATGAAAAGTTCATTGCTCGTGAATTTGGACGTGAATCCTATGAAGGTGATGATGTCATCTGCCATGAAGTATTGAAGAAATATTATTTTGGTGATGAAGGAGGACTAGATGAAACCGAGTAA
- the deoC gene encoding deoxyribose-phosphate aldolase codes for MKPSKYIDHTILKPNATSEQIIKLCEEAVANDFASVCINPCWIPTAKAALAGSDVKLCVVVGFPLGAMTTEAKVFETKDAIEKGAQEVDMVINVGKLKDHDDIYVTNEIRQIKNACGNLTLKVIIETCLLTDEEKVRACKDAEAAGADFVKTSTGFSTGGATVEDVKLMKETVGDRLKVKASGGVRTKKDFKAMIEAGAERIGASAGVELIKE; via the coding sequence ATGAAACCGAGTAAGTATATCGACCATACAATTTTAAAACCTAACGCAACAAGTGAGCAAATTATTAAGTTGTGTGAAGAAGCAGTTGCAAATGATTTTGCGTCAGTTTGTATTAATCCATGTTGGATTCCTACGGCAAAGGCTGCTTTAGCAGGCTCTGATGTGAAGCTTTGTGTTGTTGTGGGATTTCCACTAGGTGCAATGACAACGGAAGCAAAAGTGTTTGAAACAAAGGACGCAATCGAAAAGGGTGCACAAGAAGTTGATATGGTTATCAACGTTGGTAAATTAAAAGACCATGATGATATTTATGTAACCAATGAAATTCGTCAGATTAAGAATGCATGCGGTAATTTAACACTGAAGGTAATTATCGAAACATGTCTTTTAACAGATGAAGAAAAGGTACGTGCATGTAAGGATGCCGAAGCAGCTGGTGCTGATTTCGTGAAGACATCCACTGGTTTTTCGACAGGTGGTGCAACGGTTGAAGATGTTAAACTCATGAAGGAAACTGTTGGTGATCGTTTAAAGGTAAAGGCTTCTGGTGGTGTTCGTACAAAGAAAGACTTTAAGGCAATGATTGAAGCTGGTGCAGAGCGTATCGGAGCATCTGCTGGCGTTGAATTAATTAAAGAATAA
- the rpsU gene encoding 30S ribosomal protein S21: MSRVVLKENENLDDALRRFKRQVSRNGTLAEARKREYYVKPGVKRKLKIEAARKARRRGK, from the coding sequence ATGTCTAGAGTCGTCCTCAAAGAAAATGAGAATTTGGATGATGCGCTACGCCGTTTCAAGCGTCAGGTATCCCGCAATGGAACCCTCGCCGAAGCTCGTAAGAGAGAGTACTACGTTAAGCCTGGTGTTAAGAGAAAGCTTAAGATCGAAGCTGCTCGTAAAGCGAGAAGAAGAGGAAAATAA
- a CDS encoding MBL fold metallo-hydrolase: MSKNDSKFQVKFMSFMFKGKEIFKPLNTGFIDDRVSCIREYVANIYFYSKDGHTIMIDAGYNYDRFAEKLQWLDINPKDIKEILVTHQDTDHVGAIEKGSDELFGDATIYIGKVENEYLEGRKHRKVFWGLTTLPQVIINNPKILIEDEQVFYIGNIKIEAFLVPGHTWGHLVYLIDDCYLFTGDTIWLGADGGYAFLNTLAEDRKLQCKSLQRLKEILEKRNLQLKIITGHTGWTNDFAFAFAHIDEICNSLRRKPKIHDPKAPYDGFDERDDTEANAKRGYLEQCYKGN, from the coding sequence ATGTCTAAGAACGACTCAAAGTTTCAAGTGAAGTTTATGTCTTTTATGTTTAAAGGCAAGGAAATCTTCAAGCCTTTAAACACAGGTTTTATTGATGACAGAGTAAGTTGTATCAGAGAGTATGTTGCGAATATCTATTTTTATTCCAAAGATGGACATACGATTATGATCGATGCAGGCTATAACTATGACCGATTTGCAGAGAAGCTGCAGTGGCTTGATATAAATCCAAAGGATATTAAAGAGATTCTCGTTACCCACCAAGATACAGACCATGTTGGTGCAATTGAAAAAGGCAGTGATGAACTTTTCGGCGATGCTACAATCTATATTGGAAAAGTAGAGAATGAATACTTAGAAGGTCGTAAGCATCGTAAAGTCTTCTGGGGCTTAACAACATTACCACAGGTCATCATCAATAATCCCAAAATACTAATTGAAGATGAGCAGGTATTTTACATTGGTAATATTAAGATTGAAGCGTTTTTAGTACCTGGCCATACTTGGGGACATCTTGTATATCTGATTGATGACTGTTATCTATTTACTGGAGATACGATTTGGCTTGGTGCAGATGGTGGTTATGCATTTCTAAATACACTTGCGGAAGACCGTAAGCTTCAATGTAAATCATTACAGAGACTGAAAGAGATACTTGAAAAACGTAATCTACAGTTAAAAATAATTACAGGTCATACAGGATGGACGAATGACTTTGCTTTTGCGTTTGCACATATTGATGAAATCTGTAATTCACTCCGAAGAAAACCAAAAATTCATGACCCTAAAGCACCGTATGATGGTTTTGATGAAAGAGATGATACAGAGGCTAACGCAAAACGTGGTTATCTTGAGCAATGCTATAAAGGAAACTAA
- a CDS encoding PhoH family protein, translating to MKEQIAMNIIGNHDRNLIVLSSQFEKDISYRDNTFFVRDCGDEELLLIQRVLTALMTLAEQNKVISEQDVIYASRLLAKEQTIDFSSMSSEIIGRTMSGKAIVPKTLGQYAFAKAMDSAAVVFAIGPAGTGKTFLAVTKAVSALKKGDVKRIVLTRPAVEAGESLGFLPGDLKEKVDPYLTPLYDALHNMLGNEQTEKLIEKGTIEIAPLAYMRGRTLDDAYVILDEAQNTTASQMKMFLTRLGFGSHMIITGDVTQIDLNHNQTSGLIEATRILEGLSEIRIMELSADDVVRHPIVQKIIERYSKEDEQRRELSLKKRG from the coding sequence ATGAAAGAGCAGATTGCGATGAATATCATTGGTAATCATGATAGAAATCTAATTGTTTTAAGTTCGCAATTTGAAAAAGATATTTCTTATCGAGATAATACATTTTTTGTTAGAGATTGCGGTGATGAAGAACTACTGCTGATTCAACGTGTTTTAACAGCATTGATGACGCTTGCAGAACAGAATAAAGTCATCAGTGAACAGGATGTTATCTACGCTAGCCGCTTACTAGCGAAAGAACAGACAATTGACTTTTCGTCAATGAGTTCTGAAATTATCGGCAGAACAATGAGTGGAAAGGCAATTGTGCCTAAGACGTTAGGACAGTATGCTTTTGCCAAAGCAATGGATAGTGCTGCGGTTGTATTTGCGATAGGACCTGCGGGTACTGGTAAAACATTCTTAGCAGTCACAAAGGCAGTTAGTGCATTAAAGAAGGGTGATGTAAAGCGTATCGTTCTAACACGCCCTGCTGTAGAAGCGGGAGAAAGCTTAGGCTTTTTACCAGGTGATTTAAAGGAGAAAGTCGATCCATACTTAACACCTCTCTATGATGCGTTACATAACATGTTGGGTAATGAACAGACAGAGAAGTTAATAGAAAAGGGTACGATTGAGATTGCGCCACTTGCGTATATGCGCGGTCGTACGCTGGATGATGCATATGTCATCTTGGATGAAGCACAGAATACAACCGCATCGCAGATGAAGATGTTCCTAACAAGACTTGGCTTTGGCTCTCATATGATTATCACTGGTGATGTTACCCAGATTGACTTAAATCATAATCAGACCAGTGGTCTTATTGAGGCTACCCGTATCCTAGAGGGTTTAAGTGAAATTAGAATTATGGAATTAAGTGCGGATGATGTCGTACGTCATCCTATCGTACAGAAGATTATTGAACGCTACAGCAAAGAAGATGAACAAAGACGTGAATTGTCTTTGAAGAAGCGAGGCTAA
- the ybeY gene encoding rRNA maturation RNase YbeY, whose protein sequence is MEITYINKTNQDIHAYEEFFQSIAKRTEKELKLAKDLEISITFVRSRTIHIINRDYRGIDRPTDVISFAIRDGLEAFIPDEEKDLGDLFINIDYVRKQAREYGHSEKREMGFLFTHGLLHCLGYDHMNPDDEKKMFALQDRILDPIISRNEK, encoded by the coding sequence ATGGAAATCACATATATCAATAAAACCAACCAAGATATACATGCATATGAGGAATTCTTCCAGTCAATCGCAAAGCGTACAGAGAAGGAGCTCAAATTAGCAAAAGATTTAGAAATCAGTATTACGTTTGTTCGCTCCCGTACTATTCATATCATCAACCGCGATTATCGTGGGATTGATCGACCAACGGATGTAATTAGTTTTGCGATTCGTGATGGTTTAGAAGCTTTCATCCCAGATGAAGAAAAGGACCTAGGTGATCTTTTTATCAACATTGATTATGTAAGAAAACAAGCAAGAGAATATGGTCACTCTGAAAAGCGAGAAATGGGATTCTTATTCACGCATGGACTTTTGCATTGCTTGGGCTATGATCATATGAATCCAGACGATGAGAAGAAAATGTTCGCCTTACAGGATAGGATCTTAGATCCGATTATTAGTCGCAATGAAAAATAA
- a CDS encoding diacylglycerol kinase family protein, producing MKNKFYVAFVGLVSSLRDKSVQIQYFLAILACIAAWIIGCNYYEWLAILLCIGLVVITEILNTCIEKLCDLYSTERNEKIKYIKDLAAGGVLFASLIALGVGILVFIHHLI from the coding sequence ATGAAAAATAAGTTCTATGTGGCATTTGTAGGGCTTGTATCTTCGCTTCGAGATAAGAGTGTACAGATACAGTATTTTCTTGCGATACTAGCGTGTATTGCAGCATGGATAATTGGTTGTAATTATTATGAATGGCTTGCGATACTTCTTTGTATTGGACTTGTAGTAATAACGGAAATCTTAAATACATGCATTGAAAAACTATGTGATTTATATTCAACAGAAAGAAATGAAAAGATTAAATATATCAAAGACTTAGCTGCTGGTGGTGTATTATTTGCATCGCTGATTGCACTAGGTGTTGGTATCTTGGTTTTCATTCATCATCTGATTTAA
- a CDS encoding cytidine deaminase, with product MTREELIEEAFKAMENSYAPYSNFHVGAAVLTKDGKVFWGANIENASFGATNCGERSAIFAAYSNGYRKETIEALAIVSDGDRIAAPCGICRQVLSELITGDTPIYLSNRKDEMDTCINELLPYQFTTEDVCR from the coding sequence ATGACACGTGAAGAATTAATTGAAGAGGCTTTTAAAGCAATGGAAAATAGTTACGCTCCATATTCCAATTTCCATGTTGGAGCAGCTGTTCTAACCAAAGATGGAAAAGTATTCTGGGGTGCAAATATTGAGAATGCTTCTTTTGGAGCAACCAATTGTGGTGAGCGTTCCGCAATCTTTGCGGCTTACTCCAATGGTTATCGTAAGGAAACAATTGAAGCACTTGCGATTGTAAGTGATGGAGATCGTATTGCGGCACCATGTGGAATTTGCCGGCAGGTCTTAAGTGAACTTATTACAGGTGATACGCCAATCTATCTATCCAATCGTAAAGATGAGATGGATACATGCATTAATGAATTATTACCTTACCAATTTACAACAGAGGATGTATGTCGATGA
- the era gene encoding GTPase Era, protein MSMRSGFVALAGRPNAGKSTLINSLIGEKVAIVSSKPQTTRSEIRGIYTDENCQIIFTDTPGIHKPKFRLESRMNKETADVIQGVDLIYLVVDASTPYAKGDEFVLNMVKNTGLPVFLVLNKMDKMQPEKIVKVIQQWQERYDFAEYFPLSAKFGRSFEDLIKTTSKYLPEGDLLYPAEMTSDGAENFRIAELIREKILIQTEDEVPHAAAVLIENKEFKKDKVYIQAMILVERDSQKGIMIGKQGQMLKKIGSLAREDIEKLLGKKVFLELFVRVENEWRSRDARITEYGYGGASRDE, encoded by the coding sequence ATGTCGATGAGAAGTGGCTTTGTTGCGTTAGCGGGAAGACCAAACGCTGGTAAAAGTACTTTAATCAATTCCTTGATTGGTGAAAAGGTAGCCATTGTATCAAGCAAGCCTCAGACAACACGCTCTGAGATTCGTGGCATTTACACAGATGAAAACTGCCAGATTATTTTTACGGATACACCTGGTATTCATAAGCCTAAATTCCGCTTAGAATCACGTATGAACAAGGAAACTGCAGATGTTATTCAGGGTGTGGATTTAATCTATCTTGTTGTGGATGCTAGTACTCCATACGCTAAGGGTGATGAGTTTGTTTTAAACATGGTTAAAAATACAGGTTTACCAGTATTCTTAGTCTTGAATAAGATGGATAAGATGCAGCCTGAGAAGATTGTGAAAGTAATTCAACAGTGGCAAGAGCGCTATGACTTTGCGGAATACTTCCCATTATCTGCGAAATTTGGACGCTCCTTTGAAGATCTGATCAAGACGACAAGCAAGTATCTTCCAGAAGGTGACTTATTATATCCGGCAGAGATGACAAGCGACGGTGCAGAAAACTTCCGTATTGCGGAGTTAATCCGTGAAAAGATTCTTATCCAAACAGAAGATGAAGTTCCTCATGCGGCTGCAGTACTGATTGAAAATAAAGAATTCAAAAAGGATAAGGTTTATATCCAAGCAATGATACTTGTAGAACGTGATAGCCAAAAGGGCATCATGATTGGTAAGCAAGGACAGATGTTAAAGAAGATTGGTTCTTTAGCACGTGAAGATATTGAAAAGTTACTTGGTAAGAAGGTCTTCTTAGAATTATTTGTTCGTGTAGAAAATGAATGGCGCTCACGAGATGCCCGTATCACTGAATATGGATATGGTGGGGCAAGTCGAGATGAATGA
- the recO gene encoding DNA repair protein RecO, translating to MNDRITGFVLKQSDYREADVILTVLTKEYGKLSFVAQGVRKMTSKNAGSIMPYTKTEILFDYNETKTIFRLKNARCKEYYRSMHEDIAASSAAAVAAELINVLTLQASSDMTNSDEYAFLDIVFSKLDEGYDPTLVLSLLFADMLELAGLLPDVDACVTCGNTHVVTVSPKDGGFLCQEHAEEHHIPFMKTEDLRRFRLLCKAGLEKIGIVNRYIEGDMKDLQYLVDILYIHADIQLKSMDFYMHLHTII from the coding sequence ATGAATGACCGCATCACTGGTTTTGTATTAAAGCAAAGCGACTATCGTGAGGCAGATGTGATACTCACTGTACTTACAAAAGAGTATGGAAAGTTATCCTTTGTAGCACAAGGTGTACGCAAGATGACTAGCAAGAATGCTGGCTCTATCATGCCTTATACAAAAACAGAAATCCTATTTGATTATAATGAAACAAAGACAATCTTCCGTTTGAAGAATGCACGTTGTAAGGAGTATTATCGCTCCATGCATGAAGATATTGCAGCCTCTAGCGCAGCTGCAGTTGCGGCTGAACTCATCAATGTTTTAACACTACAAGCAAGCAGCGATATGACAAATAGCGATGAGTATGCATTCCTGGATATTGTTTTTTCAAAACTAGATGAAGGCTATGATCCAACACTAGTACTATCTTTACTATTTGCGGATATGCTAGAACTTGCGGGGTTATTGCCAGATGTGGATGCATGTGTCACCTGTGGAAATACCCATGTTGTTACGGTAAGTCCGAAGGATGGAGGTTTCTTGTGTCAAGAACATGCGGAAGAACATCATATTCCATTTATGAAAACAGAAGACTTACGTCGTTTCCGTTTATTATGTAAAGCAGGACTTGAGAAAATTGGTATCGTCAATCGGTATATCGAAGGTGACATGAAGGATTTACAGTACTTAGTAGATATCTTATATATCCATGCGGATATCCAATTAAAATCAATGGATTTCTATATGCATTTGCATACGATTATATAA
- a CDS encoding glycine--tRNA ligase, which yields MDRQKTFDLIVSHAKNTGFVFQGSEIYGGLSNTWDFGPLGVNLKDNIKRAWQKKFIQEDPNNEEIQAAILMNPKVWEASGHLKGFSDPLMDCKQCHTRHRADQLIESFSNGTVNPEGWSNEQMEQYIKDNNVPCPDCGGHNFTSIRQFNLMFKTFQGTLEDSKNTIYLRPETAQGMFVDFKQVARAYRKKLPFGICQIGKSFRNEITPGNFIFRTREFEQMEMEFFCKPGTDDEWFPYWRNFCMDWIVKLGGNPENLRFRDHEKEELSFYSKGTTDIEYKFPWGWGEVWGIADRTDYDLTQHQNTSGKDLTYLDPITNEKYLPYVVEPAVGVERLFFMFFTDAYDEETLENGETRVVMRFNPVLAPVKAAILPLRKKYAEKAEEIRHELSYDFTVTYDEAGSIGKRYRRQDEVGTPFCITIDEQTMEDGTVTIRYRDSMEQERMTVEEVRNKICKEIRF from the coding sequence ATGGATAGACAAAAGACATTCGACTTAATTGTTTCGCATGCAAAGAATACAGGATTTGTATTTCAAGGCTCAGAAATTTATGGTGGTTTGAGTAATACTTGGGACTTTGGCCCTTTAGGTGTTAATTTGAAAGATAACATCAAGCGTGCGTGGCAAAAGAAGTTTATACAAGAAGATCCAAACAACGAAGAGATTCAAGCAGCAATCTTAATGAATCCTAAGGTTTGGGAAGCGTCAGGACACTTAAAGGGTTTCTCTGATCCTTTAATGGACTGCAAGCAGTGTCATACAAGACACCGTGCTGACCAGTTAATTGAATCCTTCTCCAATGGAACAGTAAATCCAGAGGGTTGGAGCAATGAACAGATGGAACAGTACATCAAGGATAATAACGTTCCATGTCCTGATTGTGGTGGACATAATTTTACATCCATTCGCCAGTTCAACTTGATGTTTAAGACCTTCCAAGGAACATTGGAAGATTCTAAGAATACAATTTATTTAAGACCTGAAACAGCACAGGGTATGTTTGTGGACTTCAAGCAAGTGGCTCGTGCATATCGTAAGAAGCTACCATTTGGTATCTGCCAGATTGGTAAGTCTTTCCGTAATGAAATTACACCAGGTAACTTTATCTTCCGTACACGTGAATTTGAACAGATGGAAATGGAATTCTTCTGCAAGCCAGGTACAGATGATGAGTGGTTCCCATATTGGCGTAACTTCTGCATGGATTGGATTGTAAAGTTGGGTGGAAATCCAGAAAACTTACGTTTCAGAGACCATGAGAAGGAAGAATTATCATTCTACTCAAAGGGCACAACAGACATCGAATACAAGTTCCCATGGGGATGGGGTGAAGTTTGGGGTATTGCAGACCGTACAGACTACGACTTAACACAACACCAGAATACATCTGGTAAGGATTTGACCTACTTAGATCCAATTACGAATGAGAAGTATCTTCCATATGTAGTTGAACCAGCAGTGGGTGTTGAACGTCTATTTTTCATGTTCTTTACAGATGCATATGATGAAGAAACACTTGAAAATGGTGAGACACGTGTAGTAATGCGCTTTAACCCAGTGCTAGCACCTGTTAAGGCTGCAATCTTACCACTTCGTAAGAAGTACGCTGAAAAGGCAGAAGAGATTCGTCATGAATTATCCTATGACTTCACAGTGACATATGATGAAGCAGGTTCTATTGGCAAGCGTTACCGTCGTCAAGACGAAGTTGGTACACCATTCTGTATCACAATTGATGAGCAGACAATGGAAGACGGTACAGTTACAATCCGTTACCGTGATTCTATGGAACAGGAACGTATGACTGTAGAAGAAGTACGTAACAAGATTTGTAAGGAAATTCGTTTCTAA